In Burkholderia savannae, one genomic interval encodes:
- the flgD gene encoding flagellar hook assembly protein FlgD: MTSSFTTIGSSGTTVNPLPFDTMSSNSQSSSTTGTNAASGTSGAGNASGTNGTNGAGGTGGTNANINVASSLSTTSAADLQTTFLTLLVTQLKNQDPTSPVDSSQMTSQLAQINTVSGIAQLNTALTSLSSQLTAGQQTQAAMLIGSNVLAPGNTVPVKSGAASPFGVQLTSAVSNLTITVKNASGVVVNTINAGAQSAGTVPFNWTPTDTAGNALPDGTYTISASYTDTSGKQYAPTTLSSAQVLSVVKQADGTPGLVLSNGSTVGFSQVASIFPNTKSASNGSSSSSTN, from the coding sequence ATGACATCCTCCTTTACGACCATCGGCAGCAGCGGCACCACCGTGAACCCGCTGCCGTTCGACACGATGAGCTCGAACAGCCAATCGTCGAGCACGACGGGCACGAACGCGGCGAGCGGCACGAGCGGCGCCGGCAACGCCAGCGGCACGAACGGTACGAACGGCGCCGGCGGCACCGGCGGCACGAACGCGAACATCAACGTCGCGAGCTCGCTGTCGACGACGTCGGCGGCCGACCTGCAGACGACGTTCCTCACGCTGCTCGTCACGCAACTCAAGAATCAGGACCCGACGAGCCCCGTCGACAGCTCGCAGATGACGTCGCAGCTCGCGCAGATCAACACCGTGAGCGGCATCGCGCAACTGAACACGGCGCTCACGTCGCTGTCGTCGCAGCTCACCGCGGGCCAGCAGACCCAGGCGGCGATGCTGATCGGCTCGAACGTGCTCGCCCCGGGCAACACCGTGCCCGTCAAGAGCGGCGCGGCCTCGCCGTTCGGCGTGCAGCTCACGAGCGCCGTGTCGAACCTGACGATCACCGTGAAGAACGCGTCGGGCGTCGTCGTCAACACGATCAACGCGGGCGCGCAGTCGGCGGGCACGGTGCCGTTCAACTGGACGCCGACCGACACGGCCGGCAACGCGCTGCCCGACGGCACCTACACGATCAGCGCGAGCTACACCGACACGTCCGGCAAGCAGTACGCGCCCACGACGCTGTCGTCCGCGCAGGTGCTGAGCGTCGTCAAGCAGGCGGACGGCACGCCGGGGCTCGTGCTGTCGAACGGCTCGACGGTCGGCTTCAGCCAGGTCGCGTCGATTTTCCCGAACACGAAGAGCGCGTCGAACGGCAGCTCCTCGTCTTCCACCAACTAA
- the flgB gene encoding flagellar basal body rod protein FlgB, with product MLDKLDAEFAFGRQALDVRAYRQELLSSNIANADTPGYRARDVNFSSTLARALKQDGAASAGNAAQLPLAQPAGVTGGMSMATTSGAHLAGNVKLIPTGGPSDDYGRAQYRIPQQPALDGNTVDLDTERVQFADNAVHYQAGMTVMTQQIKTMIAAITSNSSS from the coding sequence ATGCTGGACAAACTCGATGCCGAATTCGCATTCGGCCGCCAGGCGCTCGACGTGCGCGCATATCGGCAGGAACTGTTGTCGTCGAACATCGCGAACGCCGACACCCCCGGCTACCGCGCGCGCGACGTCAACTTCTCGTCGACGCTCGCCCGCGCGCTCAAGCAGGACGGCGCGGCGAGCGCCGGCAACGCGGCGCAACTGCCGCTCGCTCAGCCGGCGGGCGTGACGGGCGGGATGTCGATGGCGACGACGTCGGGCGCGCACCTCGCGGGCAACGTGAAGCTGATTCCGACGGGCGGCCCGAGCGACGACTACGGCCGCGCGCAGTACCGGATTCCGCAGCAGCCGGCGCTCGACGGCAACACCGTCGATCTCGACACCGAGCGCGTGCAGTTCGCCGACAACGCGGTGCATTACCAGGCCGGGATGACGGTGATGACCCAGCAGATCAAGACGATGATCGCCGCGATCACGTCGAATTCGAGTTCGTGA
- the flgC gene encoding flagellar basal body rod protein FlgC, whose product MPSLMNIFDVAGSAMSAQSQRLNVTASNLANADSATGPDGKPYKAKQVVFATAPMGRARTASGQGVGGVQVTKVIDDPSPMKTTYDPSNPAADQNGYVTMPNVDPVQEMVNMISASRSYQANVETLNTAKQLMLKTLTIGS is encoded by the coding sequence ATGCCTTCATTGATGAACATTTTCGATGTTGCGGGTTCCGCGATGTCGGCCCAGTCGCAGCGTCTGAACGTGACGGCGTCGAATCTCGCGAACGCCGACAGCGCGACGGGCCCCGACGGCAAGCCCTACAAGGCGAAGCAGGTGGTGTTCGCGACCGCGCCGATGGGGCGCGCGCGCACCGCGTCGGGCCAGGGCGTCGGCGGCGTGCAGGTGACCAAGGTGATCGACGATCCGTCGCCGATGAAGACGACCTACGACCCGTCGAACCCCGCCGCCGACCAGAACGGCTACGTGACGATGCCGAACGTCGATCCGGTGCAGGAGATGGTCAACATGATTTCCGCGTCGCGCTCGTACCAGGCGAACGTCGAGACGCTCAACACCGCGAAGCAGCTGATGCTGAAGACGCTGACGATCGGCAGCTGA